From the Colias croceus chromosome 20, ilColCroc2.1 genome, the window ctaaataaaaagttagaatagatttgatgttttatttaaaaacaccaTACATtgctatacatataaaaaatgtttttgcaaGCACTTAAATATGGTACAAACAcgcaatttttcaataattatatccGTGTTAAAATCATAGTTACCTGATCCAACTTAAGTCCAGGCGCATTACCCAGTTCCAGGGTCGGTTCTGTCTTGACCGTCGGCTCGGCCTTGACCGGAGCTCCGCCTTCCGCACCGTTCGGTAATCCGGCCTCCACTTTAGGCACCGCTGCGTTTTCTactacaaaatattgttttattacgatttgtcttttaaaaaatataaattatttggtattgaaaaaattgtgAACAGATGTAATAAACTTTTGATAATTACAAAACttcttaaaataaaccaaatacTATAAAGTGTTCTAAGTGTATTTGACAGagtataaaaaagttgaaattttaattatagtagtatttttagtaatattCTGATTCTGGTAACAATGACTGTAGGTAATTTACTGTTAAGATGAGGACATATTTTacagaattaattaatttagatcTTTCATCTCGTTTTATTACACAGATATTGACTAACacaattaaacttaaaataacaaaaaataaagaaaaaaataacaaccgTAACCATAGCTACCAGGTCTAGGCTGTGCTGGTCTGGGCTGCAATGGCTGCAAGCCTGATGGCGTATCGGATAAAACGTGGAAGTGTGACGTGGGCGGCGGGCCCATTGCCGTCGGACGGACGTCTGCTTCGACCTTATTCATAAAACGTATTcgttatttcaataaatacgataaatatttttggatAGAAATCGCATCTGTGATGAGCATGgaactatttatttcattggAAAGACACAAGATAGTGTGCccgttaaatataaatttacaagTGTGGCAACAAATaacatatattattgtttttcattaggttaaaaaattaagataatcgAGGATAGTATTCCGAGTTAAACAGAGTGATAACGTATACGAAAAAAGAAACTCGTAATATTAGTGATAGGTAAAGAAACTGAAGAAATAAGTGTAAGAACATATCATGAACATATTGTTAATGCAATCTTTGGTGCACAATAAAATGTCTTGACAGTGGCAAAACCCggaacttatttttttttaacagctCAAACTTTAAACATTTGTTAAAAACAAATCCTTATTTGGCAACCCAAACTGAAGGggtggttataaaaataaaaatgagttgAACAGCGGATGTGACACTTTAACACTTATTTTTAgtcgattattattttattattaaaggtaAAGGAAAGGAAAgacatataaaatcattttgtaaggaataaaacctTTCTaggttgaatttaaaatccctcagatattatttttcttatatttttttttaatacatatttataaacattcaaAACTAAAACGAAAACAATACCTGGTAGTTAACGAGTCCCCACTGTTCGAGGAAACCGTGCACACGCATGATAGCGCACACGTCGCCCGCGAGATTGCGGCGACACGCCGTACTTGTTAGATACTCCGTGGGGTTCAAACGGTACGTGTCGATCATGAAGTTTCTAACGAAAAAAagtaaatcactacatagtataaagcaAAGTCGCTATTtccgtccctatgtccctttgtatgcttaaatctttaaaactacgcaacggattttgatgcgagtTTTTCTGATTGAtattgattcaagaggaaggttttattattattaatttattaggttttatacaaagcgggcgaagccgcgggcggtaagctagtaatctatacatataataaatctgtagaagggtcaattctgtacattgaaaatattgaaaaaataaatagcagggggtgttactggatcgataccaaacccaaatatgtgattaaaaaaaattttgtctgtctgtctgtctgtctgtatgttcaggcatcacgtgaaaactaacggttcgatttcgatgaaacttggtataattataccttattatcctgggcataaaataggatactttttatcccggaaaattacgtagaaaaaaataaatcttcatttttccgcgcggacggagtcgcgggcggaagctagtatatcaATAAAAGATGTCGATAGTGAAGTTTCTAATGAAAAAAGTAATATATGACCTTCGCACGTCCTACGCACGTTATTTGCGCGTAActaaatctgtattttatagtaggaCGCGTGAGAGAAGGTCATGAAGTGTCTtgtggaaaaaatatattaaataaagtgcTAACCAAGTTATTTATAGAGTCTTATTGGATTATATCACACCAGATGGACAATCAAATTTATAGAGTGATATGCGAGATCTATACGAGCCAAAACATGAACGGGGGTCATAAACCCAAATTTCATATACTTACACTGTCGAGTACATTTTCTATCTTTACTtttcaattgaaaataattaataactgttTACTTTTCTCAATgataatgaaattattgattaacgcaaaattattcaatcattaacattatttgtataatgaAACGAAACGTCAATGAACATAAAGATTAGCCACGACAAGGAAAATAGCAGCAGATATTGGGTTTATAATTCATGTATTTTACATTCCATGTCACAGAAGGTTGCGTTAACACGCCAACTTTTATTGCATGATAAAAATTCAGCAAACAAGGAAAACTATTTGTTTCTATTAGTTACCTGTAAGCGAGATACATCTCCGGTGTTTTAGACTTATTCTTGTTATTAAAGAACTCTGGTAAGGCTCTCTTCTCGATGGTATGTATGGAGTTATAGTCGAACCACACGGAGTGGGACGGTACTACGATGTGATGCGTTTGATCCGTTACATTGTCTTCTAGCTCCTCTTTGATTATTGTTTCctgttacaatattatattaattagtgTTCTGTTTACTCACCACCTCCTCATtggtttaataatatgtatatagaacatatttttgaagttcGTTTATTTGACTTTGCACCTCTCtgatgtttaaaataacaattcctATTCGAGTAATAGACAATATCCAATCACGTTTGCTAAAAGAAGTCGTATTAAATGAGCTCGAATTcgttactagctgtgctccgctcctgttggtcttagcgagatgataatatagccttcctcgataaatggtctatctaacaccgaaagaatttttcaaatcggaccagtagtgcGATTAtaaagattagcgcgttcaaacaaacaaactcttcagctttataatataagtaatgagtatagattaaaacaacaaaattacaaaaacaaaacgcTCGCTTCGTGTATAGGGACTTCAGAGTGAGCAGGCTGCCTTATTATACCTTCTATATtagttactagctgtgccgcgcggtttcacccgcgtggctcagctcctgttggtcttagcgtgataatatatagcctatattactcgtggataatgtagctttcgaatggtgaaataattttaaaatcggtccagtagtttatgagcctattcattacaatcgaacaaacaaacaaacaaagttttcctctttataatattagtgtagattataCCTGCGTGTTGGAGTCGCTGTGCTTGCCCTGCGAGTCATCATGGTGGTCGATGGGCGCAGGCGTGGTCGGAGCATCCGCCGCTGCAGCACTCGACTCAGCCGCTGTGTTAGCACCGGACGACGTGCTTGCGGGCGCTATTtggacaaaaaaaaatgaaaaaaattactGTTGAACTGCCTACGAGACGAGATGAAAATGTAAACATGATGAAAGTGTAAGTGAAACGTCTATGGCAAGATTCGATTGGCAAGACCTCACGGTGTGGCTCGGATACGACCTTGAAATTAtacaacgcgcctaaagaagactcacttttaaaatacctaatacCTCGTTATTTAAACCGCGACTTTCTTATAAAACGATTAGGATAAGATATTTGTTGaaggttaaaaaaaatgttcaaacACTTACGTTCTGGTGCTCTTTCAGGTTCAGGGGCGGGAGTAACATCAGTGTTATCCCTTGATGCATTATCCTCCTCTTCGTCTACGTCGTTTTCCCGCCGTTTTGCTACAcggctataatatataaaaaatattttcatgattgataacttgtttttttaatttattttacttaaatttaattaaataaagcatTCCACAGGTGTTTAGTTATTTTTGGATGTATTTTACAATGCCTTTGACTTTCACATTTGAAACTTGGATATATCCTACTGTTATTGAAATTGtcacattttcatttttactcAATCACTTAAAATgcttgaattttaaatatgtatttgatatttaaaatcttttcacatataactataatatatttattcctTACCTCTTCCTCTTGCTATGTTTCTGCGGGGGTGGGGAGGGGGAACGCTTCCTCTTGCCTTTCTTGCTCTTTGACGAGGTTTCTCCTCCGGGGATCAGATCGTCGACTGATAGACGTAGTTTGTGCACCTGATTGTTAAAATGTAGTGAGATTGTGCAATTAAATAGAATTGGTAAACTAGAGCAAACTTGTAAATTTTACGGTAAGCACGCGACATTTTTAATCCGTCTGACGTTTGACCACAAATTAAGGATTAATgattatcataaaattgtgTGTATAATTTAGGTACCATCAACATAGTTAGGTATATTTCCAGACACTAGGTAGTATTATTGCACATTAAAAGGCTTTTAGTCAATAATTGTTTTAGCTTTTGCCATGccatataattttgaataatgtttttcacacactgttattataattatacctttttCTTTCCATTAGCGTCAACTTCATAATCCTCTTCATTGAGCCACTCATTGTAGTGCGGCAAATCCAACACCCATGTAGCAGACACGCGGTAAGGGTCCGATTTATTACAGTCCCAGTTCGCTGTTTCCGGTACATCAacctataaatattaataaattctctTGAAAACTTACaatctatttaataatagaaaataacgaatagttttaaaataaaacaaataatatatgttttgCTGTGTTCTTTCCacgatataaatttataaagaatgcTTCTGTGAGCTGGAAATGGCTAGGATCTGTACCTAAACAATAGATCACTTTTTAAAttgtgaatttaattttacataaaaatatttttttatcagtcTCAAATGCAGCTCCAGCAAGCAGTAACAATACAAAATGCACAAATATTTAATCCCAAATTagtactattattatatcatcatcatcatcatcattccaGCCTTTCAAGACGTCCACTGCAGGACATAGGCCTCCCCCAAAGATTTCCAAAACGACCGATCATCAGCGGCCTGAATCCAGCGGCTCCCCGCCACTTTGATGAGGTCGTCTGTCCACCTCGTTGAAGGCCGTCCCACactaatatatgtattatattattgtctattattatatgttaccGGTAAATCAGCCTGCGCCCACGTGTCGTGGCTGTCGGGGAAGTAGTACCAATGTATGAGCACGTTGTTCCCGCGACGGAACACCGGCCGTGCGTATTCCTCCTCCAGTGGGTCTACGGCTGGGTATATAATGTGGGTGGCGTCTTCTTCGTCATCTGATtgagaaaaaagaaaaaataataatatccttTTGATAGTAtgtagttattaaaaaatattgcatttaGAAGAGTTCATGAATCATCTATATGAATTGTATAtaagaattttacaaaatatctatgtataaattttcaaaGAATAGAAAATCCCGCGTCTTCCGTCATTCGCGGGCATACTTTTTCtattctaaaaaatatatttataaaaaagcatttgaatgccatgaaaaaaaaaattcaaattcaacatattatcaatacatttatatttccgaaatgttaacaattaaatgtagataagaaacaaataacaattggttcagcaaaaataaattaaataaaaggtaCATTGCACTTCCTGTGCAGATTACAATAGTACAGAAAAACTTTTGTCCTTGCTAGAAATCTCTAGATAATTCACTTCAATTATAAGCTCGTAGAGCTTGTATAAAAACTACAATAACAATGTCTATTTACTACATCTGTTAGTTATCCAAAAATATGAAGTAATCTTATGACAAAATTTATGCTGAACAATTTGCGAGGGTTTGGCATTAAGTGTCATAAATTGTGAAAGCTTACCGCAGATCTCTACTTGATGGTTGCTTATGATATCCTTGACTTTATTGGCGGTTGCCTTGTCGACTTCGGGGCGTATGTAGATGCAAGGTGACCTGATTATTTCAGCGCTCAGCAAAGCTGTCTCTATCTCCATCATCATTTGCACGTTCAGGTCTTTGCGAGAGGGGTTCTGCAACGGGAGGACAGGGGGAGGGAAGAAATAACGGCAAATTAATTCGTATACGGTAAACATAAGGTTCATTTTTCATTAACGTTATCTACCGTTCTGACGTCTAGGAATTTTTAGGTGGAAAAAGTTTGTATGTAGTTCAAGGACTTACGTCAATTTGGAAGAGACTAAAGTCACGTTTGTTCcaaaaaatatcacaaaatagTGTGACataaaatttagtaaaatcataaaaaaaaataaacaatattgcaCATGCACACAACGAGGGTGAGTAACACTTCCCAAAATATTAGTGACAAAAACACAACATACAATTATCACaaacgatttaaaaaatatatttacacagAACACAGAATAAGACTCCCGAAAACCTTGAAATTGGAATGAGATCTGCGTGAAATGGCAAGAATGTACCCACCAAGAATAACATAATAGCTGTGTGTTTTTGTCtgatctaaaaaaaataattcataaaaaccATAATTTGTCTCTatacatgtaaaaataaattgtaaaagatCTCTCTAGTGTATaagaaaaattgtatttgGTGTATCTAagaagtgtaataaatatgtagttgttAATAATTCATACCCTTAAATCGTGCGATTGGAATGGAGGACACGACTGTTGGAAAAAAGGATGCGACCGAAGTTTCTTTACCATTTTCCaacttgaattttaatatacaaaataattacatctttcctgttataaaaatgattgAAGGTCTGTGCACTATGTGGGTACTTAGTATCTTTGAACCAAAAAATGCATAGTTTTTCGTGGCATCGTTCGCAAACTTTTTCCACCGGCCGTGCAAATGCATTGTTATAGAGCCGGTGTCGGGACTGCGgggcgcggggcgcggggcGGCGGTGAGAGGCGGCGTGCGATCGGGTGCATACCTTACCGACCTGGAAGTCGAACTTGCGCCACCGCTGCTCCGACTTGAAGCGGAACATGGTGGCCAGCACGGTGCACAGTGAGCCGCCAGGCTTCATGTCCATGAACACTTTTATCTGGAATGGAAATGTGTGCTTGAAAAATTTTTCTACGTCACGGGAAAATAATAGAGCAAACGCGAATACTCAGCCGCTATGCGATAAATAATGAGATTTCTTTCTCACTTTCTTCCCTAATTGACTGCCGACTAGGTAGagtagaataaaatatattgattataatggaattttaggtgatttacgaaatatttaatcatataaatatattaaatatattaccgGTTATACGATTTAC encodes:
- the LOC123700961 gene encoding SWI/SNF complex subunit SMARCC2 isoform X3, which gives rise to MTTLGPKKDGGPNVEYFQSPECLAQFDQIRVWLQKNCKKHVQTDPPTKEGLAQLVIQLIQYQENKLGKNATDPPFLRLPIKVFMDMKPGGSLCTVLATMFRFKSEQRWRKFDFQNPSRKDLNVQMMMEIETALLSAEIIRSPCIYIRPEVDKATANKVKDIISNHQVEICDDEEDATHIIYPAVDPLEEEYARPVFRRGNNVLIHWYYFPDSHDTWAQADLPVDVPETANWDCNKSDPYRVSATWVLDLPHYNEWLNEEDYEVDANGKKKVHKLRLSVDDLIPGGETSSKSKKGKRKRSPSPPPQKHSKRKSRVAKRRENDVDEEEDNASRDNTDVTPAPEPERAPEPPASTSSGANTAAESSAAAADAPTTPAPIDHHDDSQGKHSDSNTQETIIKEELEDNVTDQTHHIVVPSHSVWFDYNSIHTIEKRALPEFFNNKNKSKTPEMYLAYRNFMIDTYRLNPTEYLTSTACRRNLAGDVCAIMRVHGFLEQWGLVNYQVEADVRPTAMGPPPTSHFHVLSDTPSGLQPLQPRPAQPRPGSYGYVENAAVPKVEAGLPNGAEGGAPVKAEPTVKTEPTLELGNAPGLKLDQYRGGARGREWTEQETLLLLEALELHRDDWNRVAAHVGTRTHDECILQFLRLPIEDPYLNDSGVLGPLAYQPIPFSKTGNPVMSTVAFLASVVDPRIASKATKAAMDEFAAIKDEVPAAMMEAHVRAAGALGPQAALAGTGIAGTAPEHPPEKKEGADVKGEPMEVEGEGDAKVKEEPSEGAAPAEEKDVKEEDAPQPQEPPAQVDAKLQSAAAAALAAAAVKAKHLAGVEERKIKSLVALLVETQMKKLEIKLRHFEELEATMEREREGLEYQRQQLIQERQQFHLEQLKAAEFRARNHAIQRLQAESGGTGVVGVNVGPVGGVAGVVGAPVGPAPPPAEPTQEPPHHHP
- the LOC123700961 gene encoding SWI/SNF complex subunit SMARCC2 isoform X2, producing the protein MTTLGPKKDGGPNVEYFQSPECLAQFDQIRVWLQKNCKKHVQTDPPTKEGLAQLVIQLIQYQENKLGKNATDPPFLRLPIKVFMDMKPGGSLCTVLATMFRFKSEQRWRKFDFQVGKNPSRKDLNVQMMMEIETALLSAEIIRSPCIYIRPEVDKATANKVKDIISNHQVEICDDEEDATHIIYPAVDPLEEEYARPVFRRGNNVLIHWYYFPDSHDTWAQADLPVDVPETANWDCNKSDPYRVSATWVLDLPHYNEWLNEEDYEVDANGKKKVHKLRLSVDDLIPGGETSSKSKKGKRKRSPSPPPQKHSKRKSRVAKRRENDVDEEEDNASRDNTDVTPAPEPERAPEPPASTSSGANTAAESSAAAADAPTTPAPIDHHDDSQGKHSDSNTQETIIKEELEDNVTDQTHHIVVPSHSVWFDYNSIHTIEKRALPEFFNNKNKSKTPEMYLAYRNFMIDTYRLNPTEYLTSTACRRNLAGDVCAIMRVHGFLEQWGLVNYQVEADVRPTAMGPPPTSHFHVLSDTPSGLQPLQPRPAQPRPGSYGYENAAVPKVEAGLPNGAEGGAPVKAEPTVKTEPTLELGNAPGLKLDQYRGGARGREWTEQETLLLLEALELHRDDWNRVAAHVGTRTHDECILQFLRLPIEDPYLNDSGVLGPLAYQPIPFSKTGNPVMSTVAFLASVVDPRIASKATKAAMDEFAAIKDEVPAAMMEAHVRAAGALGPQAALAGTGIAGTAPEHPPEKKEGADVKGEPMEVEGEGDAKVKEEPSEGAAPAEEKDVKEEDAPQPQEPPAQVDAKLQSAAAAALAAAAVKAKHLAGVEERKIKSLVALLVETQMKKLEIKLRHFEELEATMEREREGLEYQRQQLIQERQQFHLEQLKAAEFRARNHAIQRLQAESGGTGVVGVNVGPVGGVAGVVGAPVGPAPPPAEPTQEPPHHHP
- the LOC123700961 gene encoding SWI/SNF complex subunit SMARCC2 isoform X4 yields the protein MTTLGPKKDGGPNVEYFQSPECLAQFDQIRVWLQKNCKKHVQTDPPTKEGLAQLVIQLIQYQENKLGKNATDPPFLRLPIKVFMDMKPGGSLCTVLATMFRFKSEQRWRKFDFQVGKNPSRKDLNVQMMMEIETALLSAEIIRSPCIYIRPEVDKATANKVKDIISNHQVEICDDEEDATHIIYPAVDPLEEEYARPVFRRGNNVLIHWYYFPDSHDTWAQADLPVDVPETANWDCNKSDPYRVSATWVLDLPHYNEWLNEEDYEVDANGKKKVHKLRLSVDDLIPGGETSSKSKKGKRKRSPSPPPQKHSKRKSRVAKRRENDVDEEEDNASRDNTDVTPAPEPERAPEPPASTSSGANTAAESSAAAADAPTTPAPIDHHDDSQGKHSDSNTQETIIKEELEDNVTDQTHHIVVPSHSVWFDYNSIHTIEKRALPEFFNNKNKSKTPEMYLAYRNFMIDTYRLNPTEYLTSTACRRNLAGDVCAIMRVHGFLEQWGLVNYQVEADVRPTAMGPPPTSHFHVLSDTPSGLQPLQPRPAQPRPVENAAVPKVEAGLPNGAEGGAPVKAEPTVKTEPTLELGNAPGLKLDQYRGGARGREWTEQETLLLLEALELHRDDWNRVAAHVGTRTHDECILQFLRLPIEDPYLNDSGVLGPLAYQPIPFSKTGNPVMSTVAFLASVVDPRIASKATKAAMDEFAAIKDEVPAAMMEAHVRAAGALGPQAALAGTGIAGTAPEHPPEKKEGADVKGEPMEVEGEGDAKVKEEPSEGAAPAEEKDVKEEDAPQPQEPPAQVDAKLQSAAAAALAAAAVKAKHLAGVEERKIKSLVALLVETQMKKLEIKLRHFEELEATMEREREGLEYQRQQLIQERQQFHLEQLKAAEFRARNHAIQRLQAESGGTGVVGVNVGPVGGVAGVVGAPVGPAPPPAEPTQEPPHHHP
- the LOC123700961 gene encoding SWI/SNF complex subunit SMARCC2 isoform X5, which codes for MTTLGPKKDGGPNVEYFQSPECLAQFDQIRVWLQKNCKKHVQTDPPTKEGLAQLVIQLIQYQENKLGKNATDPPFLRLPIKVFMDMKPGGSLCTVLATMFRFKSEQRWRKFDFQVGKNPSRKDLNVQMMMEIETALLSAEIIRSPCIYIRPEVDKATANKVKDIISNHQVEICDDEEDATHIIYPAVDPLEEEYARPVFRRGNNVLIHWYYFPDSHDTWAQADLPVDVPETANWDCNKSDPYRVSATWVLDLPHYNEWLNEEDYEVDANGKKKVHKLRLSVDDLIPGGETSSKSKKGKRKRSPSPPPQKHSKRKSRVAKRRENDVDEEEDNASRDNTDVTPAPEPERAPEPPASTSSGANTAAESSAAAADAPTTPAPIDHHDDSQGKHSDSNTQETIIKEELEDNVTDQTHHIVVPSHSVWFDYNSIHTIEKRALPEFFNNKNKSKTPEMYLAYRNFMIDTYRLNPTEYLTSTACRRNLAGDVCAIMRVHGFLEQWGLVNYQVEADVRPTAMGPPPTSHFHVLSDTPSGLQPLQPRPAQPRPENAAVPKVEAGLPNGAEGGAPVKAEPTVKTEPTLELGNAPGLKLDQYRGGARGREWTEQETLLLLEALELHRDDWNRVAAHVGTRTHDECILQFLRLPIEDPYLNDSGVLGPLAYQPIPFSKTGNPVMSTVAFLASVVDPRIASKATKAAMDEFAAIKDEVPAAMMEAHVRAAGALGPQAALAGTGIAGTAPEHPPEKKEGADVKGEPMEVEGEGDAKVKEEPSEGAAPAEEKDVKEEDAPQPQEPPAQVDAKLQSAAAAALAAAAVKAKHLAGVEERKIKSLVALLVETQMKKLEIKLRHFEELEATMEREREGLEYQRQQLIQERQQFHLEQLKAAEFRARNHAIQRLQAESGGTGVVGVNVGPVGGVAGVVGAPVGPAPPPAEPTQEPPHHHP
- the LOC123700961 gene encoding SWI/SNF complex subunit SMARCC2 isoform X1; this encodes MTTLGPKKDGGPNVEYFQSPECLAQFDQIRVWLQKNCKKHVQTDPPTKEGLAQLVIQLIQYQENKLGKNATDPPFLRLPIKVFMDMKPGGSLCTVLATMFRFKSEQRWRKFDFQVGKNPSRKDLNVQMMMEIETALLSAEIIRSPCIYIRPEVDKATANKVKDIISNHQVEICDDEEDATHIIYPAVDPLEEEYARPVFRRGNNVLIHWYYFPDSHDTWAQADLPVDVPETANWDCNKSDPYRVSATWVLDLPHYNEWLNEEDYEVDANGKKKVHKLRLSVDDLIPGGETSSKSKKGKRKRSPSPPPQKHSKRKSRVAKRRENDVDEEEDNASRDNTDVTPAPEPERAPEPPASTSSGANTAAESSAAAADAPTTPAPIDHHDDSQGKHSDSNTQETIIKEELEDNVTDQTHHIVVPSHSVWFDYNSIHTIEKRALPEFFNNKNKSKTPEMYLAYRNFMIDTYRLNPTEYLTSTACRRNLAGDVCAIMRVHGFLEQWGLVNYQVEADVRPTAMGPPPTSHFHVLSDTPSGLQPLQPRPAQPRPGSYGYVENAAVPKVEAGLPNGAEGGAPVKAEPTVKTEPTLELGNAPGLKLDQYRGGARGREWTEQETLLLLEALELHRDDWNRVAAHVGTRTHDECILQFLRLPIEDPYLNDSGVLGPLAYQPIPFSKTGNPVMSTVAFLASVVDPRIASKATKAAMDEFAAIKDEVPAAMMEAHVRAAGALGPQAALAGTGIAGTAPEHPPEKKEGADVKGEPMEVEGEGDAKVKEEPSEGAAPAEEKDVKEEDAPQPQEPPAQVDAKLQSAAAAALAAAAVKAKHLAGVEERKIKSLVALLVETQMKKLEIKLRHFEELEATMEREREGLEYQRQQLIQERQQFHLEQLKAAEFRARNHAIQRLQAESGGTGVVGVNVGPVGGVAGVVGAPVGPAPPPAEPTQEPPHHHP